A stretch of Synechococcus sp. WH 8020 DNA encodes these proteins:
- a CDS encoding GuaB3 family IMP dehydrogenase-related protein has translation MDIQLGRSKVVRRAYGIDEIALVPGGRTVDPEVTNTSWSLGGIEREIPIIASAMDGVVDVGMAVHLSQLGALGVLNLEGIQTRYEDPTEALDRITSVGKDEFVPLMQEIYSQPVQEGLIRKRIEAIKSQGGIAAVSGTPVAALRFGKAIAEAGADLFFVQATVVSTDHIGPEGQETLNLETLCRDMGVPVVIGNCVTYEVALQLMRAGAAGVMVGIGPGAACTSRGVLGVGIPQATAVADCAAARSDYEKESGRYVPIVADGGIVTGGDICKCIACGADAVMIGSPIARSEEAPGRGFHWGMATPSPVLPRGTRINVGSTGSLERILRGPAKLDDGTHNLLGCLKTSMGTLGARTIKEMQKVEVVVAPSLLTEGKVYQKAQQLGMGK, from the coding sequence GTGGACATTCAGCTCGGACGCTCCAAAGTTGTTCGCCGGGCCTATGGCATCGATGAGATCGCCTTGGTGCCAGGGGGTCGCACGGTTGATCCGGAGGTCACCAACACCAGCTGGTCACTGGGAGGAATTGAACGAGAAATCCCGATCATCGCCAGCGCGATGGACGGGGTGGTGGACGTGGGAATGGCGGTACATCTCTCCCAACTCGGAGCTCTTGGTGTCTTGAATCTGGAGGGAATTCAGACCCGCTATGAGGACCCCACCGAGGCCTTGGATCGCATCACATCCGTCGGCAAGGACGAATTTGTGCCGTTGATGCAAGAGATCTACAGCCAACCCGTTCAGGAAGGCCTGATTCGCAAGCGAATTGAAGCGATCAAATCTCAGGGCGGAATTGCGGCTGTGAGCGGCACCCCAGTGGCGGCCTTGCGCTTTGGCAAGGCAATTGCAGAGGCGGGGGCCGATCTGTTTTTTGTCCAAGCCACCGTGGTCTCCACCGATCACATCGGTCCAGAAGGGCAAGAGACCCTCAATTTGGAAACGCTTTGCCGCGACATGGGTGTGCCCGTGGTCATCGGCAATTGCGTCACCTACGAAGTCGCACTGCAACTCATGCGCGCTGGTGCTGCAGGCGTCATGGTGGGGATTGGCCCTGGTGCAGCTTGCACCTCCCGTGGTGTCCTCGGCGTCGGCATTCCCCAAGCCACCGCTGTTGCCGATTGCGCCGCTGCACGCTCTGACTATGAAAAGGAAAGCGGTCGCTACGTCCCGATCGTGGCTGATGGAGGAATCGTCACCGGTGGTGACATCTGCAAGTGCATCGCCTGTGGTGCTGATGCCGTGATGATTGGATCGCCCATCGCCCGCTCAGAAGAGGCACCAGGCCGTGGATTCCACTGGGGGATGGCCACTCCAAGCCCAGTGCTACCTCGGGGCACTCGAATCAACGTTGGCAGCACCGGCAGCCTCGAACGCATCCTGCGAGGTCCAGCCAAACTTGATGATGGAACCCACAACTTGCTCGGTTGCCTGAAGACATCGATGGGCACTCTTGGAGCACGCACCATCAAGGAAATGCAGAAGGTTGAAGTGGTGGTGGCGCCATCACTGCTCACAGAAGGCAAGGTGTATCAAAAAGCCCAACAATTAGGAATGGGGAAATAA